Proteins encoded by one window of Arabidopsis thaliana chromosome 2, partial sequence:
- the ABCG2 gene encoding ABC-2 type transporter family protein (ABC-2 type transporter family protein; FUNCTIONS IN: ATPase activity, coupled to transmembrane movement of substances; INVOLVED IN: transport; LOCATED IN: membrane; EXPRESSED IN: petal, hypocotyl, root, flower; EXPRESSED DURING: 4 anthesis, petal differentiation and expansion stage; CONTAINS InterPro DOMAIN/s: ATPase, AAA+ type, core (InterPro:IPR003593), ABC transporter-like (InterPro:IPR003439), Pigment precursor permease (InterPro:IPR005284), ABC-2 type transporter (InterPro:IPR013525), ABC transporter, conserved site (InterPro:IPR017871); BEST Arabidopsis thaliana protein match is: ABC-2 type transporter family protein (TAIR:AT3G53510.1); Has 392085 Blast hits to 356271 proteins in 4132 species: Archae - 6993; Bacteria - 312114; Metazoa - 8789; Fungi - 6117; Plants - 5602; Viruses - 12; Other Eukaryotes - 52458 (source: NCBI BLink).), with protein sequence MSGLLGKSSPAKRVDGNNDLPMYYVNPMSVEPQGRPSDTTRVSVTFAEHLMNVEDARNDESASSRALGIASPINSAASSFNSWASAPASSISSSPFVLSFTDLTYSVKIQKKFNPLACCRRSGNDSSVNTKILLNGISGEAREGEMMAVLGASGSGKSTLIDALANRIAKDSLRGSITLNGEVLESSMQKVISAYVMQDDLLFPMLTVEETLMFSAEFRLPRSLSKKKKKARVQALIDQLGLRSAAKTVIGDEGHRGVSGGERRRVSIGNDIIHDPIILFLDEPTSGLDSTSAYMVIKVLQRIAQSGSIVIMSIHQPSYRIMGLLDQLIFLSKGNTVYSGSPTHLPQFFSEFKHPIPENENKTEFALDLIRELEYSTEGTKPLVEFHKQWRAKQAPSYNNNNKRNTNVSSLKEAITASISRGKLVSGATNNNSSNLTPSFQTFANPFWIEMIVIGKRAILNSRRQPELLGMRLGAVMVTGIILATMFTNLDNSPKGAQERLGFFAFAMSTTFYTCAEAIPVFLQERYIFMRETAYNAYRRSSYVLSQSIISIPALIVLSASFAATTFWAVGLDGGANGFFFFYFTILASFWAGSSFVTFLSGVIPNVMLGFTVVVAILAYFLLFSGFFISRDRIPVYWLWFHYISLVKYPYEGVLQNEFQNPTRCFARGVQLFDNSPLGEFPNDVKVNLLKSMSGVLGTNVTAETCVTTGIDILKQQGITDISKWNCLWITVAWGFFFRVLFYFTLLIGSKNKRK encoded by the coding sequence ATGTCTGGCTTGCTCGGAAAATCATCTCCGGCCAAACGGGTTGATGGCAACAATGATCTTCCTATGTATTATGTAAACCCGATGTCCGTGGAGCCTCAAGGACGTCCAAGCGACACGACTAGAGTCTCTGTCACATTCGCCGAGCATCTTATGAACGTGGAGGATGCAAGGAATGATGAAAGTGCAAGTAGCCGGGCTCTGGGAATTGCCTCACCTATCAATTCTGCTGCATCCTCTTTCAATTCATGGGCCTCTGCTCCTGCTTCTTCTATATCTTCTTCCCCGTTTGTTCTTTCATTCACTGACTTGACCTACAGCGTGAAGATCCAGAAGAAGTTTAATCCCCTCGCTTGCTGCAGAAGGTCAGGAAATGATTCCTCGGTGAACACTAAGATACTATTGAATGGTATTTCAGGTGAAGCCCGCGAAGGGGAGATGATGGCGGTTCTTGGAGCAAGTGGGTCCGGTAAATCAACACTGATCGATGCATTAGCCAACCGGATCGCAAAAGATAGCCTCAGGGGATCCATTACCTTAAACGGAGAAGTTCTTGAATCAAGCATGCAGAAAGTCATATCGGCTTACGTGATGCAAGACGACCTTCTCTTCCCGATGCTTACCGTGGAGGAAACTCTAATGTTCTCTGCAGAGTTCAGGCTCCCTCGTTCACtctccaagaagaagaagaaagcaaggGTTCAAGCTCTGATTGACCAATTAGGCCTAAGGAGCGCTGCAAAAACCGTGATTGGTGATGAAGGCCACAGAGGAGTGTCTGGAGGAGAAAGGAGACGGGTATCAATTGGAAACGACATAATCCATGACCCAATCATCCTCTTTCTAGATGAGCCAACCTCAGGGCTCGACTCTACAAGCGCCTACATGGTTATCAAAGTCCTTCAGAGAATCGCACAAAGTGGCAGCATAGTTATCATGTCAATCCATCAGCCTAGTTACAGAATCATGGGTCTTCTAGATCAGTTAATCTTCCTTTCTAAGGGAAACACAGTCTACAGCGGCTCACCAACACATCTCCCTCAGTTCTTCTCAGAATTCAAGCACCCAATTCCTGAAAACgagaacaaaacagagttcGCTCTCGATCTCATCCGAGAGCTGGAATATTCTACAGAAGGAACCAAGCCACTTGTCGAGTTCCACAAGCAATGGCGAGCAAAGCAAGCACCAAgctacaacaacaataacaagaGAAACACCAACGTATCTTCTCTCAAAGAAGCGATAACCGCGAGTATCTCAAGAGGGAAACTCGTCTCTGGAGCAACGAACAACAACTCATCAAACCTAACACCATCATTCCAAACATTCGCCAATCCTTTCTGGATTGAAATGATAGTAATAGGCAAACGTGCTATATTAAACTCAAGAAGACAACCAGAACTCCTCGGAATGAGACTAGGAGCTGTAATGGTCACCGGAATCATCCTAGCTACAATGTTCACTAACCTAGACAATTCCCCAAAAGGAGCACAAGAACGTTTAGGATTCTTCGCATTCGCAATGTCAACAACATTCTACACATGTGCAGAAGCAATCCCAGTCTTTCTACAAGAACGTTACATATTCATGAGAGAAACAGCTTACAACGCTTACCGGAGATCCTCCTACGTCCTCTCTCAATCCATAATCTCAATCCCGGCCTTAATCGTCCTCTCCGCAAGCTTCGCCGCCACAACATTCTGGGCCGTTGGTCTCGACGGAGGCGCcaatggtttcttcttcttctacttcacAATCCTAGCCTCATTTTGGGCAGGAAGCTCCTTCGTAACGTTCCTCTCCGGCGTTATACCAAACGTAATGCTCGGATTCACAGTCGTAGTAGCGATCCTCGCTtacttcctcctcttctccgGATTCTTCATCTCTCGAGATCGAATTCCTGTTTACTGGCTCTGGTTCCATTACATCTCCTTGGTGAAATACCCTTACGAAGGAGTGTTGCAGAACGAATTTCAAAATCCGACGAGATGTTTCGCCAGAGGAGTTCAGTTATTCGACAATTCGCCGTTGGGGGAGTTTCCGAACGATGTGAAAGTGAATCTGTTGAAGAGTATGAGCGGTGTATTGGGGACGAATGTGACGGCGGAGACTTGTGTGACGACGGGGattgatattttgaaacaGCAAGGGATTACGGATATTAGTAAATGGAATTGTTTGTGGATTACTGTTGCTTGGGGTTTtttctttagggttttgttttatttcactCTCTTGATTGGTAGCAAGAACAAACGGAAGTGA